Proteins from one Sphaeramia orbicularis chromosome 17, fSphaOr1.1, whole genome shotgun sequence genomic window:
- the ccl25a gene encoding C-C motif chemokine 20, which translates to MRFNTLFFLLVLAYMCLTTAQVSYDDCCLKYVKKMSHATQRHAVKYRWQVPDGGCNIPAVIFTMRRGRVFCTDPREKWVNDLMRKIDAKTKSSKKPHGRRPYRA; encoded by the exons ATGAGGTTCAACACGTTGTTCTTCCTGCTGGTCCTGGCTTACATGTGCCTCACAACAGCACAAG TTTCCTACGACGACTGCTGcctcaaatatgtgaaaaaaatgagtcACGCCACCCAGAGACACGCAGTGAAGTACAGATGGCAGGTGCCAGACGGAGGCTGCAACATCCCGGCTGTAAT CTTCACCATGAGGAGGGGCAGAGTGTTCTGCACCGACCCCAGAGAGAAGTGGGTCAATGATCTGATGAGAAAGATTGATGCAAAGACCAAAAGCTCAAAGAAG CCCCATGGCCGACGGCCGTACAGAGCGTAA